The proteins below come from a single Salvelinus alpinus chromosome 18, SLU_Salpinus.1, whole genome shotgun sequence genomic window:
- the LOC139544207 gene encoding ribosome biogenesis protein NSA2 homolog — MPQNEHIELHRKRHGQRLDHQERKRKKESREAHERSHKARKMIGLKAKLYHKQRHSEKIQMKKTLKMHEQRKTKQKNDDKTPEGAVPAYLLDREGQSRAKILSNMIKQKRKEKAGKWEVPLPKVRAQGETEVLKVIRTGKRQKKAWKRMVTKVCFVGDNFTRKPPKYERFIRPMGLRFKKAHVTHPELKATFCLPILGVKKNPSSPLYTTLGVITKGTVVEVNVSELGLVTQGGKVIWGKYAQVTNNPENDGCINAVLLV, encoded by the exons ATG CCCCAGAACGAACACATTGAGTTACATCGCAAGCGCCATGGCCAGCGCCTGGACCatcaggagaggaagaggaagaaggagagccGTGAGGCCCATGAGCGCTCGCACAAAGCCAGGAAGATGATTGGTCTGAAGGCCAAACTCTACCACAAACAGAGGCACTCTGAGAAGATCCAGATGAAGAAGAC CCTCAAAATGCACGAACAGAGGAAGACCAAGCAGAAGAACGACGACAAGACGCCTGAGGGAGCAGTACCAGCCTACTTgctggacagagagggacagtcaCGCGCCAAGATCCTCTCCAACATGATCAAACAGAAGAGGAAGGAGAAGGCT GGTAAATGGGAGGTGCCCCTGCCCAAGGTTCGGGCCCAGGGGGAGACAGAGGTGCTCAAAGTAATCCGTACAGGCAAGAGGCAGAAGAAGGCCTGGAAGAGGATGGTGACCAAAGTGTGCTTCGTAGGTGACAACTTCACCCGCAAGCCTCCCAAATATGAACGCTTCATCAGACCCATG GGTCTACGCTTCAAAAAGGCCCATGTGACCCACCCGGAGCTGAAGGCCACATTCTGTCTTCCCATCCTGGGTGTGAAGAAGAACCCCTCGTCACCCCTCTACACCACCCTGGGGGTCATCACCAAGGGAACCGTAGTAGAGGTCAACGTCAGCGAGCTGGGCCTGGTAACGCAGGGGGGAAAGGTCATCTGGG GTAAATACGCCCAGGTGACAAATAACCCAGAGAACGACGGCTGCATTAATGCTGTACTGCTGGTGTAA